In Oncorhynchus gorbuscha isolate QuinsamMale2020 ecotype Even-year unplaced genomic scaffold, OgorEven_v1.0 Un_scaffold_3363, whole genome shotgun sequence, a genomic segment contains:
- the LOC124027602 gene encoding putative protein TPRXL, translated as EAWQHRESLSQCPLGGLTTQRVSQPTSTRSRSLATQSLSANLHKETKPGNTESLSQPPQGAEAWQHRVSQPTSTRSRSLATQSLSANLHKETKPGNTESLSQPPQGAEAWQHSLSANLHKEPKPGNTESLSQPPQGDEAWQHRVSQPTSTRIRSLETQSLSANLHKEPKPGNTESLSQPPQGAEAWQHSLSANLHKEPKPGNTESLSQPPQGAEAWQHRVSQPTSTRSRSLATQSLSANLHKEPKPGNTESLSQPPQGPKPATPPRDVLAHRHLNT; from the coding sequence GAGGCCTGGCAACACAGAGAGTCTCTCAGCCAATGTCCACTTGGAGGCCTGACAACACAGAGAGTTTCCCAGCCAACCTCCACAAGGAGCCGAAGCCTGGCAACACAGAGTCTCTCAGCCAACCTCCACAAGGAGACGAAGCCTGGCAACACAGAGTCTCTCAGCCAACCTCCACAAGGAGCCGAAGCCTGGCAACACAGAGTCTCTCAGCCAACCTCCACAAGGAGCCGAAGCCTGGCAACACAGAGTCTCTCAGCCAACCTCCACAAGGAGACGAAGCCTGGCAACACAGAGTCTCTCAGCCAACCTCCACAAGGAGCCGAAGCCTGGCAACACAGTCTCTCAGCCAACCTCCACAAGGAGCCGAAGCCTGGCAACACAGAGTCTCTCAGCCAACCTCCACAAGGAGACGAAGCCTGGCAACACAGAGTCTCTCAGCCAACCTCCACAAGGATCCGAAGCCTGGAAACACAGAGTCTCTCAGCCAACCTCCACAAGGAGCCGAAGCCTGGCAACACAGAGTCTCTCAGCCAACCTCCACAAGGAGCCGAAGCCTGGCAACACAGTCTCTCAGCCAACCTCCACAAGGAGCCGAAGCCTGGCAACACAGAGTCTCTCAGCCAACCTCCACAAGGAGCCGAAGCCTGGCAACACAGAGTCTCTCAGCCAACCTCCACAAGGAGCCGAAGCCTGGCAACACAGAGTCTCTCAGCCAACCTCCACAAGGAGCCGAAGCCTGGCAACACAGAGTCTCTCAGCCAACCTCCACAAGGACCGAAGCCTGCAACACCACCACGAGACGTTCTTGCACACAGACATTTGAATACCTGA